ATTTTGCATACAAAAACCATAAATAGCACAACTTTATTGAAAAAGTAcaacaagaaagaaagaacgaaATAACAAGGAAGAAATGAAACAAGACGAGATGTACTAATTAAAAAGCCAGCAAACTTTCTGTACAACTGGCTTAAACATATACATCGACTGCACGATTTGCTTAAACTCTAGAACTAGGTTCTGTTTAGTGAGCACGAATAGGCTCATAAATTAAGCTACATATCCTGCTTCGGCTTTCGACTCACTTCAGAATACTGGCCACCCATTTCCTGCAAAATTTCTCCCCACAAACTTTCTTGTGAGGACTCCGATGAAGCCCCAAAAATCAAATTTGCGCTGCAGGCAGCCACGTACCAATAATCCGATTCAATCTCCTCTGCCAACTGATCCAGCTGCCACCCAGCATAGCCAACAAAGAATCTGAAATCTTGAGGCTTAAGAACACCCTTCTTTACTAACCCTGCAGCTTCATCCAGGCTGTTACGAGCACCAAAACAAAGGCCAGGGATCACCTCTTCAAACCCAGGGAGCTTTGACTTGCCCCCGCTTTTTAACAAAAACATGCTTGCCTCAAGAGGCCCACCAAAATGCAACGAACAATCAGAAAATGTGGTTGCAAGATCAGGATTCGTGGGCTTCATGTGTTTAATCTTTTTATGGAGTGGCCTGTTGATAACAACTCCAAATGGTCCCTCTTCTGGGTGTCTGGTTCCTGATCTGAGGAGGAGAACAACAGTTCTTTCAAAGGTACGAACCCCGTCAAGCTTTTCTGTGGCAACAAGGACACAGCCTGTCTCTGGTACGGAAATAGGATGAGCCCACTTCAGGCCAAGAGGTTTCGACTGGTGGGGTGCCCCACCTTGGTTCTGAGCATCAGACTCAGCATTTTCTTCCTGTTGAAAGTTTCCAGTTAAACTTGGAAATTAATGGAGGATCATCATTAGAAATTGTTATGTTAGGGCCATGTGAGGACCAACAAACTTACAAAGGCACTTATTTGCTCCAGCCATTAGATTTGATCAATGCTACACTTGGGATGCATAGGATCAAAATAAGGTGGAAGAAAACTCACTAACTATTTATGGACTGAGTCACTCATAACCAAAAGGCCACAGACCAGTACCCGATGTGAAGAAGTCTACAGTAGGGTATCAAAACTTCTACAAAGCTGTCTGTAACAATCAAC
Above is a window of Malus sylvestris chromosome 15, drMalSylv7.2, whole genome shotgun sequence DNA encoding:
- the LOC126601836 gene encoding uncharacterized protein LOC126601836 — encoded protein: MDLWSVQANNIGRSPFLLRNSFSEKPISWSFVNVRPSWVGVEDGKDFEIGVLNLKRRISSKGFRSSVVRAMGKKNNNGNSSNSSSSSGNGDRSIPEGDSEQENYSSENFSDASSSDWREVRARLYTIEQEENAESDAQNQGGAPHQSKPLGLKWAHPISVPETGCVLVATEKLDGVRTFERTVVLLLRSGTRHPEEGPFGVVINRPLHKKIKHMKPTNPDLATTFSDCSLHFGGPLEASMFLLKSGGKSKLPGFEEVIPGLCFGARNSLDEAAGLVKKGVLKPQDFRFFVGYAGWQLDQLAEEIESDYWYVAACSANLIFGASSESSQESLWGEILQEMGGQYSEVSRKPKQDM